DNA sequence from the Drosophila sechellia strain sech25 chromosome 3L, ASM438219v1, whole genome shotgun sequence genome:
CAGAGTCTGCGCGTGGAGAAGATCAAGGTGGCCAACTGGACGTACATGGCGGCCTGCGGGCTGGACGTCTCTCGTTCGGAGCAGGTGAACGCCCCGCAGATGAAGTTCCGCAACGTTTCGCTCATGCCCAACGGGCGCAGGAGTCGCTACGACGGAGGACGCAGCTCCAATGCGGACGGAGTGCAGCGGGTGCCGTACGGAAACGGCAGCAACATAGCCCTGGACCTCGACTTGGAGCGGGGTCAGTACGAGGGCAACGTTATCACCAGCGGCCCGCGCATCAGCAGCACCCACAacgggagcagcagcaacgagGTGGTGCGCGTGATGGCCGAGTTCGCCCTGGACCTGATGCGCACCATGCGCCGCTTCAACACGGAGAACATGCAGACGGAGTACGAGGGCAGCGCCGACTACGGCATGCTGAGGATCGGCATCTCGCACGGCAGGGCCATGGCCGGGGTGGTGGGCATCTCGAAGCCCCACTACGACATCTGGGGCAATCCCGTGAACATGGCCTCGCGCATGGACTCCACGGGCGTGCCCGGCCAGATCCAGGTCACCGAGAACACGGCGCTGAAGCTGCGCGAGTTCAACATCCAGTGCAACTACCGTGGCATGACCTTTGTcaaggggcgtggcaacataCCCACCTACATCATCGGCACCGACAGAGATTACCAGTTCCTGCCACATCGCCCGCCCGCGGCAACCAAAGAAGACTAGCTGAAATTTACCAGAGATTAGATTTAGGGCATgcatgtatataaatatatataataggCTTAGGGTAGTTGCAAATAAAAACTGTAATTCGAACTAAACTTCCATTCTGAATTTCCAATTTGTTGATTATTTGTTGTAAAAAAAATGGATAGGGTGGCTTTGTGCCAAAAGTCAATCAAATCGGAGCACACAACTGGGGGACTGCCGTTTACAATACCAGGTGAACAGCAACTCGAGAAGGTGAGCATTGATGTTCCCAGCATCCTTCTTCTACAGATTATGATCGCTTGGTGCAGCAAATCTGGAAAAGTGCTCACTTGAGGGCAATTTGGTCGGGCAAATTGGGATATTTTTCGATTAagtaccaggcgaacagaaatCGCAGAAGGTGACCAATTGGTTCCTAATAGAAGCTTGCTATCGATTATGTTTGCTTGGTATTAAAAGCCACGAATTTCCCACGAAGCGCCTCAGTTGCGGCCAATTTGGTCGGGCAAAATCGAAGAAATTCCGTCTCCTGGTACCAGGCAAACAGAAATCTGCAACAGGTGACTGGTCAAAATGCTAATGAtgcttaatatttaattgcatacttttgggctgCAAGTAGCCGCGGCCTTAAGTGAGCAGTGTGACCgtatttttcgaatttttctCGCCaagcccaaaagtatgcaacagttttgactgaaatttaaatatgttttgcCCGCGctttatttgaatttcaaatgtCCACCGTTTATAACGGCCTAAAAACCAagaattttgtaaaataaatagtacaaaaaagaagaacaactctttttattttatgtcatAACTTTATTAAATAACACAATCTGTTTCAAATTTTGACTTATATACACTGGCGAAATGGATGCGGCCTACAGCGAAAATGTAGTGGACTACCGCTCGCTGGGCAACATGCCGGGCTACGAGTGGAGACTCCTGCGGGTATGCAAAGTCGCGAGAATAGCTTTCCATGTGTCCAAGTACCATTCAATTGCAGTACAAGTGCCGCGAGTTGCGTCTGGAAGGCGTTTACCATCGGCACTGTCACCTGGTTTCGGTGGCCGTTGTGACCCAACTTATTATAGTCATCGAAATTTTGATGCTCATCCATGTGATTCTGCTGTTCAGCGTGGTTAAGGTGGGAAAAATACACCAAAAGCATCGCTTTAAATAACTGGGTTTCCTCCGATGCAGGACATTGATTTTCTCAATGTGCTTCCCTATTTCGCGGTCATGTTACTCACTCCATCCATTCTGATGCCCAGCAGGGAGCCCAACGCCGAGCAGTACGAAGCCATTGCCATTTTGGTCAGCTGTTTGATGGCCCTGCTTCTGACTGCGATGGGTTTGTAATTTCTGCGCCACTCGTATCCAAGGTTCACACTGAGATCTCATCCATTTCAGACTTGATACTGCCCATCTGTTACCACAGGCCCTTTTCTCTGGTGCCAAGTTACGATCACGTTGTGATTGTCCTGGTCTACCTGATGTTTCCAATAGCCTTTGTGGAAAACGGCAGGTCTTACTTTTTGGGCCTGGCCGTTTCTTTGTTTTACTTTGGCTACATGGTGTTGATAGACAAGATCAGCACGCTGGATAAAGTGTGGGAGCTGACGGCCTATGGGGCGTACCTGTTCTTCCTAAACATGCTGTGCATGTTCCTTTCCAGATTCCAGGAGTACAACATGAGGAGCGGAATTCTGAGTCGTTACCAGGTGGTGTACCAGAACTTGGTGTTTCAAGTGAGTAGAGAAAAGTTTCTACGTACTAGTTACCTTATATTTCTTATTAAGTTGGCTATGAAAGAGGAAAAGGCCCTGCTGGACTCGATTATACCGGTAACGCTGGCGAGATCCTTGCATGACGCCATCGCCAGTCACATCGAAGAGGATCCGTCTAATTTAATTCCCTTCACGAAAACACGGTGAGTTATAGATAGTTAAAGATAGCTGAATGAAAGCAGTTAATTGCCCACAGACATCTCTTTATGGAGCCCCATCCGGAAGTATCTATTCTAGAAGCGGATATGGTTGACTTTACGAGTCTGACCACCACCATGGAAGTTTCGGAACTTGTGGCCATCTTGCACGAGTTGTTCGTTAGCTTCGATTTGGCTGCCAACCACAACAGGGCCACCCGCATCAAGTTCCTGGGCGATTCGTACACCTGCGTCACTGGGATTCCCAGCTACTTTCCGACCCACGCCAACGCCTGCGTGAAACAGGCCCTGGACATGATTGAGATAAGCCGAGAAGTCAGCAAGCGACGAAACAAGAAGATTGACCTTCGGATCGGAGTGCACTCGGGGGAGATACTCGCTGGGATCATTGGGCTGACCAAGTGGCAGTTCGACATTTGGTCGAAGGACGTCGACATCACCAACCGGCTGGAGTCAAGCGGGCTTCCTGGAATGGTGCACATCTCTAGCCGCACACTGGGCCTGCTGGACAATCACTACGTGTTTGAGAAGGGTACTGATACGGCCAAGCTAGATCCTCTCCTGCAGCGATCTAATCTAAGTACCTACCTGATAAGAAGTCGTCTTCCGAATTTCGAGGACGCCGATGACTTGGAGGACGACAATTTCTCGCTGAACGACTATCGTTTCAGCTTCAGTTTTAGTGAGGACTACGAGGACATCCAGGTGAAGGCGCAGCGCGACATGATCCTCGAGGTGGAACACATGCCGGTGAACCGAGTCCAGGCGTGCAAGATCAGACGGCCTATGCACCGAATAGCTAAGGAGGACATCAACGAGGAGTATCGATTCCATCTCGAATCGTACTACCTCTTCACCACTTTCCGCAGCTGGAAGATGGAGTGGTCCTTTAGCAAAATACGGGACCTTTTAATGAAGTACAGCCTGGGGATGATGGTCTTCGCTGGAGCCACGATCATAGCTATGGACCTACTCGTTAAGTGAGTTTTAAGTGTTAGTTTGCCTGCCCATCTGCTCCGTTCCCGCtgctttatttgttttcagGAGTGAAGCGATGGACTATACCATGTTATTAGGCCTGTTTCTGATCATCCTCTTGCCACTCCTGCTGGCGTCCTATAAAAAACTTTGGCTACGTGGTCGCCGACTCTCGCCCATAACGCAACCCACCTTCTTCCTGAGTCGTTGGATCATCAAGGCCTCCGATCTGATCGAGAAGTCGGTGTTCGTTCGAATACCACTGGCCATTATGGTGCTGTTCATGCTTTATGTAATGTCGTCGGAAACAGTGGTGAGTCGCTTTCGTACCTCTGAGTTCCATAAGTGACTGATTTGCTACCATAGTTCTCCTGCGATATAGCCAGGCTTGAGCTGGAAATTATAAATTCCGAGCTGCATAACTTGAGGCCCCAGATGTTATGCTTCATGCCTTGGGTTGGTATCTCGAATTAGGAGCGAACAGCTTTTTCAAATCCAGTTCACATTATCCCACTAGGGAGTGACTTATGCAGTAATCATCGTGCTCAGCCTTATGTTGGTCATCATTGGCATTCCGCTGATCATAAAGCTGGGAGTGGGTCTGGCCATCCTCGGCTGCCACGTGATCACGGTCCATGCCTACTACGGATTCGCCTTTGAGCGGTCCCAAACCACCGATATAGGCGTGTCATCGAGCCTTGCCCACTCCTGGTACCTGCTTGCCTTCTTCATCTTGGTAGTGGTTCGCGAAGGCTACCTCAACTACATCCTGAAGGCGAGCTACttgttagttagttagttgtTTAGTTCGTTAGTTAACATACTTACCTACTTTACTCAGCATGAGCATGTGTTTCGAGAAGAAGCACGAGCTGACCAAGGTCAAAACCCGAACCATCAAGATCATCATGGCCAACATTCTGCCCACCCATGTGGCGGAGGTGTTCAAGGTGCGTCGGCGCAGCGATCAACTGTACTACGAGAACTTCTCCCAGGTCGCCGTGATGTTCGCCACCATCGAGAACTACGAGGCGGATAAGTTGGGACTGCGGGCTCTCCACGAGATGATCTGCTACTTCGACGAACTCTTGGTTAACTACCAAGCCTGGTACAAAATCGAGAAGATCAAGGTGATGGGCTGGACATACTTAGCGGTCTGCGGCCTGGACGTCGATCACTACGCGGACTTCTCGGTCAGCGTTCCCGTCTCCATCAAACGGGAGTCCGATAAACTTCAGAAATCCGGTTTGTCAATTTGCAATATTATTTCATTCACGATTAAGGTCTCATATTTGCATTCCTAGGATCAGTTCGCTTTGCCCCAAAGAATGATGATGAGATAATGATCAAGGATCTGCACCCCACACAGGCAACTACGAACGAGGACGATAATACAGTCCTGGTCATGACTGAATTCGCTTTAAACTTACTTCGCATCATGCGAGATATCCGTTCCAAGGGAATTTTCTTTGAGAAGGATTCCAAATTAACTGGCAGCTTGAAGATTGGTGAGTCCAATCTATATTTTGTCTGCGACTCTAACGTGCCTCCCGATCTCAGGCATCGCACATGGACCTGCGATGGCCGGCGTTGTGGGACTCTCCAAGCCGCACTACGACATCTGGGGACACACTGTCAACATGGCCTCCCGGATGACATCCACGGGAGTGATGGATGGCATTCACGTGACCGAAAGCACTGCGAACGTTCTGCGCGACTTTAACATTCGCTGCACCTATCGAGGGATGACCTTTGTTAAGGGAGTGGGCCAAGTGCCCACCTACCTTGTCGACCTGGACGAGAATCTACACTTCCAACAGCATAGCACAGAAAACGATTCGCACAAGGGCAGCAAAGTCTCCGTGCACTGGTTGGATGAAAAAAGAGCTGAAAGATAGAAATATTGTGGTGTACTTAGGTCTCAATGCAAAGTTCTACATATAAGATTGGAGTTAAGGAATAGCTGTTTTTTTTGGCTTGAGAAATAAGTCATAGTATAAATATAGTAAACTCATATAGTTCTcgtcaaacatttttttaagtcGAAATGGATAACGATAACCCATATTACCAGGAAGACGTGGTTGCCTACCGCTCGCTGAGCACCGTAAAGGACTTGGAATGGCGGCACTTGAAGGTAGACCAGGATTCCGTCTTGTGTGGCTAACCCACTTAGATTGTTACCAATTTCAGAACAAGTGCCAGAAGCTACGCCTGGAATTGGCCTGCTCTCGCCTTCGGGAGCTGGCCCTGATGTCGAATGTGGTTCAAATTATTTGGCATGTGGAACTCTTGATGGTAGCTCACGTGATTCTGCTGCTAGTTCTAGTCAAGGTAGCCCCATCTGATATAGTATCCTGCGTAAGACTACACCGATTCCCTTAGGATGTTATACTGGCGACCATGGTACCCTACTTTGCGATTATGCTTTTCAGTCCCTTCATTATGCTTTTGAGCATGCAGAAGAACGTTGGGATGATTACGAATACGCTCATCTCATGGCTGATGGCACTTTTTCTAACCTCTATGGGTAAGCTGGATGGTACATCCTAGTCCTACCACTTCTAACTACGTCTACGCTTGCAGACCTATTTTCTGACCTCCTGGGGACCATCTATAGTGGTGCAGCGTATCCCACTGTGCCTTGCTACGACCACGTAGTCCTGGTCAGTGTCTACATGACTCTACCCATCGCATTCTACCACGGAAGCTCAGTATATGTCCTGGGAATGGTGGTATCCATAGTTTATATCGGCTACGCTTTCTATATGCAGTATCTCAATGATCAAATTTCCTTTTTCCTACTCTCCTCCTATGCCATATACCTCCTTACCCTCAACCTgatcttttcatttttcactATAATCAGAGACTACGGCCTTAGACGAGCAATACTTAGCCGCTACCAGTTGGTATACCAAAATATTGTCTATCAGGTTCGCCATCCAGCTTTGTTATTTTCAAGTGATTCGTGTACAAGAACTCATCTTTTCCACAGCTGGTAATGAAAAAGGAGAATGGCTTGTTAGAGTCGATTTTACCACGCAAAATGATTCGCACATTGCAGGAGGAAATCTGCAGCCGAATTGAGGATCAGGATAGGAACTTCACTCCTCCTAAGTCGGGATTACGGTGCGTATGCGCGATGTtctaaaatgcatttattgcTAGTTTTAATTGTAGGAAACTGTTCTTGGAACCCTACCCGGATGTTTCCATTTTGGTAGCAGACATGGTGAACTACACGCATCTGACCACCACTCTGGAGGCTCCGCAACTGGTGGAGATTCTGCACGACCTGTTTGTGAACTTTGACCTGGCTGCCAATCGCAACCGAGCGATGCGGATCAAGTTCCTGGGAGATTCCTATAACTGCGTGGCGGGCATCCCGAACTACTTTCCCGCACACGCCTCCTGCTGCGTTGACCAGGCGCTGGAGATGATCCATATTACGCAGGGCGTGAGTAGCCGGCGCGAGCTGGACATCAACCTTCGAATTGGTGTGCACTCGGGTGAGGTGTTTGCAGGAATCATTGGGCACACCAAATGGCAGTTTGACATCTGGTCCAAGGACGTGGACATCACCAATCGGCTGGAGACGTCCGGGCTGCCGGGACTGGTGCACGTCTCCCAACGGACCCTGAGCATGCTGGACGAGCACTATATATTCAGAGAGGGCACCGAGGCAGCCAAGAATGATCCCATCCTGCAGCAAGCGGGAATCCGCACCTTCCTGGTCAGCAATCGACTTCCTGACTCAGTGGAGCCCGGCGAACTGGAGGACGAATTGAGCAGCGCCTCCATAAACTCATGCCGCCTGAGCTACGGAGGATATTACGAGGAGATCCAGATCAAGGCGCAGCGCGAGATAATGAAGGAGGTGGATCAAATGGCGGTAGGGCACTGCTTCATAGAATGGAGACGGAGCAGCTCGATGAAGAAAAAGGACTTCAATGAGGAGTACCTGTTCAGCAACCAGATCCACATCGTGCTGGGTGTGTTCCGCAGCTGGAAGAGGGAGTGGGAATTCCATAACCTGCCTGACCTCATGATGAAGTACACCATGCTCTTAGTTCTCTGTGCTGGAATGGCTATAATGAGCATTAACCTAATCGAAGAGTAAGACTCTGCTAGTTAGGCTGCCAAGTGCCGCACTTTATCTCTTGATCCACAGAGCTACATACCCAGATCTTCTGGTCTTGCTCGGAATTCTTCTCGTACTGCTGATCCTGTGCATTCTGGCTGGATACAAGAAGCTTCGGCTGCAGTGGAAGAGGCTGACGCCCATGTCGCAGCCCTCTTGCTTTCTGAGTCGCTGGTTTCTCAGGATTTCGGAAAGAATCGAAGACTCCCTGTTCGTAAGGGTTCCATTGACCATTTTGGTACTGCTCCTGCTCTACGTTATGTCCTCTCAAGCAGTGGTGAGTATTTATAATTTGTGACCCAGAACAATGTTCTGCATTTCCTTTGCAGTTTTCCTGTGATGTAGCGAAACTGGAACTGAGTATTATAGAAGCCCACCTACATAATGAGAAGTCGTATGCGGGGTGCTTCGGTCCATGGGTTGGTTTCaatataaacaattttaaaaactAGAAAACAACTCGTACTTCTAGACTGTCACTTACTGTGTGGTCATCGTGATCAGTCTTCTGTTTGTCGTCCCGGGATGTCCGCTGGTGATAAAGATACTCGCCGGCCTGCTCATCCTCGGACTCCATTTGGGCACCGTCCATTTATACTACGGGTTTGCCTTTGAGAGATCGGAGACCACTGATTTAGGACTTAAGTCGGACTACGCCCACACCTGGTATCTGGTGGCTCTCTTCATTGTTCTGGTGTTGCGGGAACGTCACGTCAACTACCTCCGGAAGTTTAACTACTTGTGAGTATGCGGAGATCTTTGGGAATCCCAATTCCCCATTCCCTTTTCAGCATGCGCGTTTGCTACGAGGAAGCCCACCAGCAAACTGATGAAAAGCTGCGCTCCATCAAGATCATTATGGCTAACATCCTGCCCACCCACGTGGCGCAGGTGTACAAGGTGCGGCGACCCCACGACCAGCTCTACTACGAGAACTTCTCCAAGGTGGCCGTGATGTTCGCCTCCATCGAGAACTTTAACGCCGACACGGCGGGCCTGCGGATCCTGCACGAGATCATCTGCTGCTTCGACGACCTCCTGGTTGACTACCAGACCAGGTACAAAATCGAAAAGATCAAGGTGATGGGTTGGACCTATTTGGTGGCCTGTGGCCTCGAAACGGACCACTACACAGACTTCTCCATCGACATTCCTGTCAAGCAACCGGAAGCTGATTCGGAAATGAGACGCAGATCCAGCGGTGACTATTTCCCATGACTAGATTAGAGTACAATTGTAGAAGTTACACCTGTTTAGTTCTGACTGTCCACTTTGGGAGTACCGAGGACGACGAAATGAGCGGCGATAACGTCAGCCAGCCCTACGCCCACGTGCAGGATGTCGCCGTCTTGGTGATGACCGAGTTCGCTCTGGACTTACTTCGCATCATGCACGACATTCGGTACAACTACATGTTCTCGGAGTACGACACATTCTTAACGGGGAGCTTGAAGATAGGTGGGCTGCATTAACTTCACCGTAATCCTAACCCATTCATTGATATTTTAGGTATCTCCCATGGATCCGTAATGGCCGGCGTTGTGGGACTCTCGAAACCCCACTATGACATCTGGGGTCATACCGTCAATATGGCCTCCCGGATGTCCTCCACTGGATTGCTGGACAACATCCAAGTGACCCGGCACACGGCAAAGGTGCTGCGACAATTTAACATCCGCTGCAACTACAGAGGGCACACGGAGGTGAAGGGAGTGGGCAAGGTGCCCACCTACCTGGTGGTCGTAGACCCGGATCTCACATTCCAAGATCACGACCAAGTGAGCATGAGTATAAAGGACTCAAAAAGTTGGGTCATCGACACTCTTTCACTGTCATTCACCCCGAGCTTCGTGCCCCCAAAGTCTTCCACTTCGGATGAAGAGGAGGCAGAAGGAGAGCTCGAGGAAAATGAATCTGAGGGTAATGAGCTGGAGGTGTCGATACATGAGCGCCAAAAGGGAGGCATCTTTCTGGCCGGGGACATTCATTAATTTACACTTATattaatagatatatatatttatttaagcatATATAACACACATATATAGATGTATTCGTACAGTTCAAAGCAAATGTTTTTCTTGAGGTTAAATACGTTATGATTTGAGCACTCGCTGAATTCATTGCACAACTGGTGACCAAAGTATACTTGCTACAGATAATACACGCATCTTGACGAATCTCCATCTCCTTCACTAACAAAGCACCATCCGTGTGATCAGGTTCAGTTTCGTTTGGTTTTGTGCACAGTTTTGAGCTTAAGTAAGCATTGCAGTTGATTTGGGGCATGGGAAGAACCCTTACTCGTTGGCAGAACTGGAGTTCAGCAGAGCCGTGTCCTCTGGAATGGGCTTCCGCTTATAGGAGGGCTCAGTGGCTAGGTAGACAACCAGCGCTCCGAAGACCACGTACAGTACTCCAATCACGTTGGCCAGCACACCAGCCGGCGGCAGAGTGGAGTAAGCCGGAGTTTTGCTAGATAAGTCGTCATGGGTTAGTCAAGTGATCTATCTAGAAAGCATAAACACCTACATGGCGAAGATGGCCTTCTCGGTGATGCCCATCAGGGCACTAGCAATTGCCAGAACGAAGCCAAAGAGTCCGAAGTAGATGTGTAGCGGCATCATGGCGATTCTGTAGTTCTCTCTCAACCCCGGCGCCAAAAAGGCTACAAATCCGGCCACATACTGCAGCGAGAAGATGATCACCGCGGAGAGCCCCAGCCAAGAGTGCAGGGAGTACATGTTGGGAATGGGCGGATTGGCCAAGTTGTGCGAATCGAAGACCGTCTTCAGGGCAATCACAGTCAGAATGAATGCGCCCATGTGGATGCCGGCGTGGGTGAGCTTCAGAGTCTTCTTGCGCGTGGTGCGGAAACCACGATAGATCAGAATGGCTGTGGGATCGAATTGAAATGAGTTGGATTTGCATTTCGAAGCTAGTCAATGGGAGTGGCGTGGCACCTCTTCCGCTGCATTTACTCACAGTTGCCATACAGGTAAATGAAGCCAATGGTCATGAACAGCGGATGCCAGTTGAACTCCACGCCGGGATTGGAGGTGCCGGCCAGGCCACCGAAGTGCTGGCCAATCCAGGTGGCCACCAGGACGATCATGGTCAGGCCGCACAGCTGGGTGAGCACATAGAGCACCTTGAAGTTGATCAGGGCCGGATCCATGTTGGTCTTGCCGCTGCCTGAAAAATCCAATATAAGTTCGGGATGAGCTAAAAATAGAGGCCATTTTACGCACATCACGCATTTTTGGCGATCTAATCGCATAACTCATTCAAGGGTAGAGATATCGGGGCATCGAAATGGGAAGGGGATCTCAAGCACTCGTGTATATTTTCCATACATTTGGTTTATAGCCTATGCTGCGTAAACATGATTCAATTACATGTTCCACCTGCCCTCAGATTAAAATAACCCCCAAGTACTTGCTGATAACATGCGACCAGAAGTTTAGGGAGCCAGTAGGCTTCCCAAAAACCCACAATACCAGTAGTACATCTGATCCGCTTCGATGGCAGCCGCACTCGTTGGGTAAACAAACAGTTCCTTTGCCGCCAGCCATCCAATACTGCGATAAACAAGATCTCATCATATCGGCTGGGCCCTTAGTTAATGGGAACGGCCTGTTCCCAGACACACCCACGACCCCTTTCGCCGGCCATTCATCAGGCGTAATTTGGCTAATTCATGCGTAAACATTCGCGCTTGTTTACCCAACATTAATTTGCACCGTCGGAGCGTTCTGCCCACTTTATCTGTCGCCTTATCAGTATGTTCTCCAGATAGTCCGACCATCTGATATTAAATCGCTTTAAATAGCATCGTGCTAGATGTTGCAGCATGatacattaaataaattaaagttcTATTCATTTTGCGGAACGTGCGGGTAGTGAAAGTAACCGTGCTATTAGTTTGGTATGGTATAGATGGATCTTGACTAAGATACATGATAATGGACCACCCGATTCTTTGAAAGGCTAGTTTGAATGGGCAATGCCTCCAACTTCTGGCCGTAAACTTGGAGTTGCAGATGCACTCGATAAGGGCCGCTATCAGCCGCCCTAATTGGGGTTTGGTATGCAAATGGTGTTTTAATTTCGACTCGGGCGAATAATAAGCAAATGAGCCAGACTGCCAAGTGTTAGCTTGTAAATTGGCTGATAAGTGCGCCGGAGACACTTGTAGCTGGCAATCGCAATTATAAATGCTCGTAACTGGCAGCAGCCACGCGTACCCTGTTACTCAATGGGCTCCAGTTGGAGTGCTCCATTTCGACTCGGCTCGGATCCCAGAGCTGAAATTAATTGGCACATTAGCTGTGACTATGACTGTTAATTATTAGGGTTAAGTGGGCGTGCTGGCCAGCAAAGCGTTGCAGCAGATCGTGCgcaaaatttgaaataaacAATCCACATAGGCGCACCAAAAGACCGAAAGTAAAACCCGGGCAGATGACTTTGAATTTGGAAAAGCGTACAAGTCCGAAGACAGCggagcaaaataaataaagtctGGAAAACCAAAGTGAAATTCAGCTGGTTACTGGTTACTAGTGGCTGCTTGCTGATCGCGGATCGTGATggcgatggtgatggtgaAAACCGGGCGGGGAAAGGGGACGGCTGCAGTCTGTCTTTCGGTGCGTTTTGCTTTAACTTTTACTAAAACTAAACACTCGGCTTGTTGGTTGCAGCCAAAATCCAATGCCATGCACAGTCTACCTGTTGGTGGTGAAGTTGCCGCCGCCGTTGGAGTGGCCAATTCAATGCCAGCGATGGTTGTTGCAGGTTGCACTTGTTCTGCTGTCGCaggtgttgcagttgttgttggtgtaGCTGCCACTGGCTTTTCCCCATTAGTCACCGCGATCAGTGGCTGTGGCTGCTCCGGAATCGCTGGCTCCACCTGGACAACTCCGCTCTCCGGCTTGGTCGCCTGCTCCACGTCCGTGTCCTTCGACATGGTCTGTGCAC
Encoded proteins:
- the LOC6610462 gene encoding cytochrome b reductase 1 isoform X1 encodes the protein MSKDTDVEQATKPESGVVQVEPAIPEQPQPLIAVTNGEKPVAATPTTTATPATAEQVQPATTIAGIELATPTAAATSPPTGSGKTNMDPALINFKVLYVLTQLCGLTMIVLVATWIGQHFGGLAGTSNPGVEFNWHPLFMTIGFIYLYGNSILIYRGFRTTRKKTLKLTHAGIHMGAFILTVIALKTVFDSHNLANPPIPNMYSLHSWLGLSAVIIFSLQYVAGFVAFLAPGLRENYRIAMMPLHIYFGLFGFVLAIASALMGITEKAIFAIKTPAYSTLPPAGVLANVIGVLYVVFGALVVYLATEPSYKRKPIPEDTALLNSSSANE
- the LOC6610462 gene encoding cytochrome b reductase 1 isoform X3; protein product: MLFSLGSGKTNMDPALINFKVLYVLTQLCGLTMIVLVATWIGQHFGGLAGTSNPGVEFNWHPLFMTIGFIYLYGNSILIYRGFRTTRKKTLKLTHAGIHMGAFILTVIALKTVFDSHNLANPPIPNMYSLHSWLGLSAVIIFSLQYVAGFVAFLAPGLRENYRIAMMPLHIYFGLFGFVLAIASALMGITEKAIFAIKTPAYSTLPPAGVLANVIGVLYVVFGALVVYLATEPSYKRKPIPEDTALLNSSSANE
- the LOC6610462 gene encoding cytochrome b reductase 1 isoform X2, with amino-acid sequence MDPALINFKVLYVLTQLCGLTMIVLVATWIGQHFGGLAGTSNPGVEFNWHPLFMTIGFIYLYGNSILIYRGFRTTRKKTLKLTHAGIHMGAFILTVIALKTVFDSHNLANPPIPNMYSLHSWLGLSAVIIFSLQYVAGFVAFLAPGLRENYRIAMMPLHIYFGLFGFVLAIASALMGITEKAIFAIKTPAYSTLPPAGVLANVIGVLYVVFGALVVYLATEPSYKRKPIPEDTALLNSSSANE